Proteins encoded in a region of the Phoenix dactylifera cultivar Barhee BC4 chromosome 3, palm_55x_up_171113_PBpolish2nd_filt_p, whole genome shotgun sequence genome:
- the LOC103716528 gene encoding WUSCHEL-related homeobox 5-like — protein MEECKGSASASSPSPSGSRWNPTKEQIAILEGLYRQGIRTPSAEQIQQITGKLREYGSIEGKNVFYWFQNHKARQRQKQKQESFAYYSRLFHQAPPTPVLSPVPPPPTCTNVVRSPYYFQVPQVGGVGFYQPQFPNMFLPGAVNINPRPEFQVSREIIPEAFSNAPHPAYHYDHHATGTSHSTAGLANMNGPISHETLQLFPLHPTGILEERSVSTLTSASAESESLDDGEDEVGGENQPPFNFFRAPRKPY, from the exons ATGGAGGAATGCAAGGGGTCGGCATCGGCCTCGTCGCCGTCGCCGTCGGGTTCTCGGTGGAACCCGACCAAGGAGCAGATTGCGATACTGGAAGGACTCTACCGGCAGGGGATCCGGACGCCGAGCGCTGAGCAGATCCAGCAGATAACTGGCAAGCTTAGGGAGTATGGGAGCATCGAGGGGAAGAACGTCTTCTACTGgttccaaaaccacaaggctCGCCAGAGGCAGAAGCAGAAGCAGGAGAGCTTCGCCTACTATAGCAGACTCTTCCACCAAGCTCCGCCGACACCTGTCCTCTCaccagtacctcctccaccaacTTGCACCAATG TTGTTCGCAGCCCATATTACTTTCAGGTACCACAGGTTGGTGGTGTTGGCTTCTACCAACCCCAGTTCCCTAACATGTTCTTACCCGGAGCTGTGAACATCAATCCAAGACCAGAGTTTCAAGTGAGCCGGGAGATAATCCCAGAGGCATTCAGCAACGCCCCTCATCCAGCCTACCACTATGATCATCATGCCACTGGAACGAGCCACAGCACTGCAGGTCTTGCCAACATGAACGGCCCCATCTCCCATGAGACACTGCAGCTGTTCCCGTTGCACCCCACTGGCATCTTGGAGGAGAGATCTGTCAGCACTCTAACCTCAGCCTCAGCAGAGTCCGAGAGCTTGGACGATGGAGAAGACGAGGTGGGTGGTGAGAACCAACCACCCTTCAATTTCTTTCGTGCTCCTAGGAAGCCATACTAA